ATGTCATTTCAATTTATGATTATACTGGAAATAAGGTTTTAAGTAAAACAATAAATGCTGCATCTGGTAATAATGGTAAAGAAACAATAAACATTTCCTTTTTGAAAAAAGGATTATATTTGATAAAAATTGATGGTTACCCGGTTTGCAA
Above is a window of Bacteroidales bacterium DNA encoding:
- a CDS encoding T9SS type A sorting domain-containing protein; the encoded protein is VISIYDYTGNKVLSKTINAASGNNGKETINISFLKKGLYLIKIDGYPVCKKFIVQ